AAACTAAAGCAACTTAGATTTCCTGAGGTTAATACCGGCATGCCGCTCCCAATCAAGGTAAACTGTGATATTTAGTTTAGTAAggaagaattcattttatctTAACAGTGAAAGCTTTAAATAATGTTGTATTACAGAATAATACGGAAATTGATAGGTTCCTAACAACCGAtagttctataaaaattcaaggtACTACGGTATGTGTTGGTTCTGTGCTCAACAGAGCATGTGTAATAACAGATTTATCGGAGAcgcataaaatacaaaacggTGACATTCTAATTACATACGCCACCGATATCGCTTGGAGTCCATTCTTTACACTACTGAGCGGCATAGTTACAGAATTGGGTGGACTTATAAGCCATGGGGCTGTTGTAGCCAGAGAATACGGTTTACCTTGCATAGTTGGGGCTACGGGTGCCACACGACTATTTAAAACAGGTATGTTGTTCATGtcttgaaaaatgaaacgaaaataaataatatactgaaATTTCTACGGGTGTTTAGGTGATACAGTGTTGCTGGTCGCAGACACTGGTGTTTTAGAGTTAGTAAAAAGATACGAAGAAGACGAGAACACAAAAACTCCAAAGTAATATTCTTGTAATAAACCTCTGTAATAAACAAgttctattttttaacactaatCGTGCGTATCcgtttatacatttttacatcTGAAGATGTTTTTCGTTTATCCATGACAATATCAGCAAGTATggatactgtattatatagaGTCCCGTTGCaacggtataaaaatataacggCGAGTGTAATACATTAGATCCTTAAAGCACTAGTGTTACTATACAGTGGTAATTCGATTAGGATCGGCTACCAGTTGCGGAGTATTATTTGTTGTGTTACTGGCAAGACACGATAATTGCAATTGCATGGAGTTCGTCACTTTTGTCAACAGAATATCGATTCGCATGTGGTCCTCTTTGCTGACCGGTTGGGGTATAGCGTCTAGGGCCTCCTCGAAGAAGTTTCTGTCAACAAATATACGTTAAAAACACTGACACTGTTACACATAACTTCAAACAAAAGAGATACAAACTTTGCTCTAGTTGTACTATAAGCCCGCAAGGCATTCCGCAGAAGTATGATGTCAGTTCGTGCTTGAATAATACCAGCGGGTCGAAATTGAGTAACACATGACATAAGTCTTGCTAACTCTTCTGCCACTGTCTCAACAATGTGGGACAATACTCGATATAGCAATGCTGGTGCTACCCGACGCACCtaccaaaaaaatatataattaatgataacAGAGATCatatatgttttttaaaaaagctgACAGGTGATAAATACTTCTGCATGTACTGCAATTAAATTTGCTAAAATTTCTTGGGCATACGGTCTCACGTGAGTCGGTTCAGTTTCGAAATCCCATTCTAGACCACCCAAATACATACTGGGCTCAATTGTACCAACTAATGGATCACAACGTCGTTCCAAATACGCTTCCAAAACGGCGGTATCCAACGTTTCTAGTGTCCAATCAGATTTCCATCCAACCGCATTTGATAAGCTCGGATAATCCATTTCTTTCAACGCGTCTCCAATTTTTGGTAGAATGGTCTTTAGTGTGTAGCGAATATTACTTAACGAAATCAAAAGGCATTGTTCCCATgtctaaaacaaaattgtaagtGGTGAAAATGTTACATTTGACTTTGAAGGACTTACTGGGCCGTGATGTTTATTGCTCTTGCTTTTATAGCCGGAAGGGGAGCCAACTAATTGAGAAACGGAAGATTCGTCGTCGTCTAAAGCCTCCTCGCAGCCACTGAATGCTAATTGCTGCAAACACCGTGCGAACGACGTGAACAGTGCTTTGATGGAGTTATAATACAATTGTTGATGCGCAGGGTTAGCGAACAATTGACTTTCTCGAGGACCACAAGCTACAACAGTGTCCCGTGCCCGTTTTGAAACATCCATGACCATATCCTCGAATAAATATGGCTGTGCAGAATTCAGAACATGTTTATTGAATTATGAGACAGATGCACGGATTGCAGTTTGCAAAAATAGTCACCACTCTAGTAACGCCGCCATCTTCGTTCACGTATTCAATTTGCCAAGTTTCCTTCTTATTCAAAGCTGCAATCTTTTCTGctgtttgtttaaaaagacTAGCAAAACACTGTAATCTGTTTAAAAAGATATCTAGTTTATTGTGCAATCAAGCTGGGGAGTATTAAAAAGTCTTTTATACCTTAGGTCCAGTATaagttttccaaaaatatccAATGCGTCGCTCGGTAAATCCAAGTGAATCAGCGAAGCGTACATTTGTCTAATCCTGCGCAAAGTATGCAGAAGCCAAACTGCATCCTGTTCGTTACTGCACATATATCTCATAGCTTCCATTGCGTGTTGCATGCTAGATAGCACGATATTCTGTGTCAAGATGATTCATTGAATCAGACAAATGTTGCacctttttttaatgtaaattagGAATGTTGATTTACTTTGAAAGGTGTTTGTTTTTCCACGTCCACTGCGACATGCAGTTGTCCGGTAAAATAACTCTGACCTAATCTCCATAGATCTGGTATCTGTTCAACTATGATATCACAAATTGCTTCGATGCACAATATTTGTGGAAACATATTACCATCGTCGTTCatattcgtttttaattgtttgctatTCTGTCCAGATTTTGATTTGTTCAAATCATCCCCGCTTGAATTTTCTGCTTCCAATTGTTCCTGTACACAAGCTGTAATACTCTTTTTCAAGTAATTTGCGTgtgaaactgaaaaattgatagttaatattttctgtttgctAGGACGTTATCATTGAAGTTAGTGTGAATACCTATTGCATCCCAAGCTGGATCTCCTTCAGCTTCCAAATTAACAAGATTTCTAATTATCTTTTTATGTTCTTCCAAACTCAAAGGCATTTCTTCTAACTTGTTCCTTAGAAACACCTTGAGCATTTCGATTCTGTTATCAATTTCTTGTAATACCTGTTTGAAGACCTCCACTTcggtagttttaaataaattttttactcTAGCGTAATCGTTAATCACGAGATCGTAATTTCCCcgtttaatattcttttctatattaattggCATACAAAACAGGAACTTATATCGTTGCATTACTGCCAAAGCATTTCTTGTTGCATCTGCTCTATCTCTTCTTGCTAATACatcatcaaataatttattagcttCAGTCATAGATTGTTGAATAGCCGTCTCTAATTTTTCTGTAGGGTCGCCACCATACGTTTTTATATCTGTTTCgaattgttcttttaatagCATTATTGTATCTAATTGTTCCATTACCGATCCTACATTAGCCTAAAAATGATGGAAATCACAATAAGCAagcaaagataaaaattagaattcaatCACCTTCAAAAATGATAATTGACCCTCCTTTTGGGAATTGACTTTTCTTTTAAGATATGCTAACCCAGCTTTGAGATCTTCAAAAGTGGTAGCATGATGGTGTTGCAACAGAAACCAACCAGGATGAAATTTCTCATTCGTAAGATCACCGCTTCCTTCACCAAAAAGTTCCATCAATTCATCTTCAGGGAACTTTTTGCTACAAGGAAACATGTTGAAACATTTGTATCAATTTATGGCCATTAAGTGAACATACTCATTGCCCTCCACACTCAGACC
This sequence is a window from Augochlora pura isolate Apur16 chromosome 9, APUR_v2.2.1, whole genome shotgun sequence. Protein-coding genes within it:
- the Sec5 gene encoding exocyst complex component secretory 5, whose product is MGPPPVVTGLSPKEGPPGTRVIVRGEFLGNKAQDLVGLTICGCDCLLSAEWKSTNKIIARSGPCKGRGDIIVTTRSGGQGTSTVQFRGYHETIGPMKESAVWVEEAPLQSFVWGRRTLSPTNYQQEDPLGLSVEGNDKKFPEDELMELFGEGSGDLTNEKFHPGWFLLQHHHATTFEDLKAGLAYLKRKVNSQKEGQLSFLKANVGSVMEQLDTIMLLKEQFETDIKTYGGDPTEKLETAIQQSMTEANKLFDDVLARRDRADATRNALAVMQRYKFLFCMPINIEKNIKRGNYDLVINDYARVKNLFKTTEVEVFKQVLQEIDNRIEMLKVFLRNKLEEMPLSLEEHKKIIRNLVNLEAEGDPAWDAIVSHANYLKKSITACVQEQLEAENSSGDDLNKSKSGQNSKQLKTNMNDDGNMFPQILCIEAICDIIVEQIPDLWRLGQSYFTGQLHVAVDVEKQTPFKNIVLSSMQHAMEAMRYMCSNEQDAVWLLHTLRRIRQMYASLIHLDLPSDALDIFGKLILDLRLQCFASLFKQTAEKIAALNKKETWQIEYVNEDGGVTRVPYLFEDMVMDVSKRARDTVVACGPRESQLFANPAHQQLYYNSIKALFTSFARCLQQLAFSGCEEALDDDESSVSQLVGSPSGYKSKSNKHHGPTWEQCLLISLSNIRYTLKTILPKIGDALKEMDYPSLSNAVGWKSDWTLETLDTAVLEAYLERRCDPLVGTIEPSMYLGGLEWDFETEPTHVRPYAQEILANLIAVHAEVRRVAPALLYRVLSHIVETVAEELARLMSCVTQFRPAGIIQARTDIILLRNALRAYSTTRAKNFFEEALDAIPQPVSKEDHMRIDILLTKVTNSMQLQLSCLASNTTNNTPQLVADPNRITTV